The following are encoded together in the Elusimicrobiota bacterium genome:
- the rlmB gene encoding 23S rRNA (guanosine(2251)-2'-O)-methyltransferase RlmB — translation MRSPGRGRTRGAPPSPSLWLGGVHAVEETLRSKAGSCLALWVEHRCQNPAIAVIIRLAREKSVAVQFVPRREMDKMVREGRHQGVALKVSRQESRDLLSFVETLREEARRNLVLVALDQIQDPHNLGAIARSAVNLGAGGLILPERRSAPVTPVVVQASAGAVQRLPIFQVVNLAQSLARLKEAGFWIYGADMAGRPSWQASLNRPLVLVIGSEGEGLRPLVRQSCDELISIPQAAAGVASLNASCAASVLLYEIARQAAHPHAR, via the coding sequence ATGAGGAGCCCTGGCCGAGGCCGGACGCGCGGCGCTCCCCCCAGCCCATCCCTATGGCTGGGCGGAGTCCACGCCGTCGAGGAAACCCTGCGCTCCAAGGCCGGATCGTGCCTCGCTCTTTGGGTGGAGCACCGCTGCCAGAATCCCGCCATTGCCGTCATCATCCGGCTGGCACGGGAAAAGAGCGTGGCGGTGCAGTTCGTACCCCGTCGGGAGATGGACAAGATGGTGCGGGAGGGTCGGCACCAAGGCGTGGCCCTCAAGGTATCGCGGCAAGAAAGCCGGGACCTTCTTTCCTTCGTCGAGACCTTGAGAGAGGAAGCGCGCCGGAATCTCGTACTCGTGGCTTTGGATCAGATTCAGGATCCGCACAACCTCGGAGCCATCGCCCGCTCGGCCGTCAATTTGGGGGCCGGCGGGCTCATACTCCCCGAGCGCAGATCCGCCCCCGTCACACCGGTCGTGGTCCAGGCCTCGGCGGGAGCCGTCCAGAGGCTTCCGATCTTTCAGGTGGTCAATCTTGCCCAGTCCTTGGCGCGCTTGAAGGAGGCGGGCTTCTGGATTTACGGAGCCGACATGGCGGGCAGGCCTTCCTGGCAGGCGAGCCTCAACCGGCCGCTGGTCTTGGTGATCGGCTCGGAGGGGGAGGGCTTGAGGCCCTTGGTCCGCCAAAGCTGCGACGAGTTGATCTCGATCCCCCAGGCCGCGGCCGGGGTGGCGAGCTTGAACGCCTCGTGCGCCGCGAGCGTGCTTCTCTATGAAATCGCCAGGCAAGCCGCCCACCCCCATGCTCGATAG